One window of Micromonas commoda chromosome 1, complete sequence genomic DNA carries:
- a CDS encoding predicted protein: MAGPMEEDVATPTLCGCGGANTGGINGPRPLLGADLTELPPLVKCPKGSIGRSGSPGCLSDPGKPPTPRFAIWTVGGAVGWATPLESGPLGGGPMCCSPGTGGEPDKFGNDGSIMLPGAPASPPPELFGCALVDIGPS; this comes from the coding sequence ATGGCCGGGCCAATGGAAGaagacgtcgcgacgcccacTCTTTGCGGTTGTGGGGGAGCCAATACCGGAGGCATTAATGGACCCAGGCCGCTGTTAGGGGCAGACCTCACTGAACTTCCGCCTTTGGTAAAGTGTCCCAAGGGGTCTATAGGTCGATCGGGAAGTCCAGGATGTTTGAGTGATCCGGGCAAACCTCCGACTCCGAGGTTCGCCATCTGGACGGTTGGTGGGGCAGTTGGCTGGGCAACCCCTCTTGAAAGCGGGCCACTCGGAGGTGGTCCAATGTGCTGCAGTCCTGGAACAGGTGGTGAGCCCGACAAATTTGGGAACGACGGTAGCATCATGCTACCAGGAGCGCCAGCTTCGCCCCCCCCAGAGCTTTTTGGATGCGCACTCGTGGACATCGGGCCGAGCTGA